In the genome of Palaemon carinicauda isolate YSFRI2023 chromosome 20, ASM3689809v2, whole genome shotgun sequence, one region contains:
- the LOC137660108 gene encoding uncharacterized protein, whose product MTFTIVESVFSNIPRFLIFESVFSNIPRFPIVESVFNNIPRFRIVESVFSNIPRFTIVESVFSNIPRFLIFESSAFCYIPRFPIVESVFSNIPRFPLVESVFSNIPRFPIVESVFSNIPRFPLVESVFSNIPRFPLVESVFSNIPRFSLVESVFSNIPRFPIFESVFSNIPRFPLVESVFSNIPRFPLVEFPLVESVFSDIPRFPLVESVFSGIPRFPLVESLFSNIPRFPLVESVFSNIPRFPLVESLFSNIPRFPLVESVFSNIPRFPLVESVFSNIPRFPIVESLFSNIPRFPLVESVFSDIPRFPLVESVFSGIPRFPLVESVFSGIPRFPLVESAFSNIPRFPLVESVFSDIPRFPLVESVFSDFL is encoded by the exons ATGAC atttactatagttgaatctgtattctctaatatccccagatttctTATATTTGAAtctgtattctctaatatccccagatttcctatagTTGAATCTGTATTCAATAACATTCCCAGATTTCGTATCGTTGAAtctgtattctctaatatccccagatttactatagttgaatctgtattctctaatatccccagatttctTATATTTGAATCT TCTGCATTCTGTtatatccccagatttcctatagttgaatctgtattctctaatatccccagatttcctctagttgaatctgtattctccaatatccccagatttcctatagttgaatctgtattctctaatatccccagatttcctctTGTTGAATCggtattctctaatatccccagatttcctcttgttgaatctgtattctctaatatccccagattttctctagttgaatctgtattctctaatatccccagatttcctattTTTGAATCTGTATTCTccaatatccccagatttcctctagttgaatctgtattctctaatatccccagatttcctctaGTTGA atttcctctagttgaatctgtattctctgatatccccagatttcctctaGTTGAATCTGTGTTCTCTGGTATCCCCAGATTTCCTCTAGTTGAATCTttattctctaatatccccagatttcctcttgttgaatctgtattctctaatatccccagatttcctctaGTTGAATCTttattctctaatatccccagatttcctcttgttgaatctgtattctctaatatccccagatttcctctagttgaatctgtattctctaatatccccagatttcctatagttgaatctttattctctaatatccccagatttcctctaGTTGAGTCTGTATTCTCTGatatccccagatttcctctaGTTGAATCTGTGTTCTCTGGTATCCCCAGATTTCCTCTAGTTGAATCTGTGTTCTCTGGTATCCCCAGATTTCCTCTAGTTGAATCTGcattctctaatatccccagatttcctctaGTTGAGTCTGTATTCTCTGatatccccagatttcctctaGTTGAATCTGTGTTCTCTG atttcctctaG